The Blastococcus sp. HT6-4 genome window below encodes:
- the rpsP gene encoding 30S ribosomal protein S16 encodes MATKIKLMRLGKMRAPYYRIVVADARTKRDGRSIETIGKYHPKEDPSFIEVDSERAQYWLGVGAQPTEAVAAIFRVTGDWQKFKGEAAPPPMKVAAPKPDKKALYEEAVRNSMGEEPAAGATTPKKKAAPKAEAPKADAAEAPAAEAPAAEAAPAETPAE; translated from the coding sequence GTGGCCACCAAGATCAAGCTCATGCGCCTGGGCAAGATGCGCGCGCCGTACTACCGCATCGTCGTCGCCGACGCCCGCACCAAGCGGGACGGCCGCTCGATCGAGACGATCGGCAAGTACCACCCGAAGGAGGACCCGTCCTTCATCGAGGTCGACAGCGAGCGCGCGCAGTACTGGCTGGGTGTCGGCGCGCAGCCGACCGAGGCCGTCGCCGCCATCTTCCGGGTCACCGGCGACTGGCAGAAGTTCAAGGGTGAGGCCGCGCCGCCGCCCATGAAGGTCGCCGCCCCGAAGCCGGACAAGAAGGCCCTCTACGAGGAGGCCGTCCGCAACTCCATGGGCGAGGAGCCGGCTGCCGGCGCCACCACCCCGAAGAAGAAGGCCGCCCCCAAGGCCGAGGCCCCCAAGGCCGACGCTGCCGAGGCCCCCGCCGCCGAGGCCCCCGCGGCCGAGGCTGCCCCGGCCGAGACGCCGGCCGAGTAA
- a CDS encoding NUDIX domain-containing protein, protein MTDRAIVRPTARVVVLDPAGRVLLLGARLTDPERPPGDVLFWYTPGGGVENGETPRTAAVRELAEEIGLRVDAAALEGPVWFRRHVGAFGSQVFDSRETFFVLRDVVHEVAPGARTDLEVLADEPHRWWTPDEIAASAEAFAPLELAAVLPEVLDGPWTGPPRIVT, encoded by the coding sequence GTGACTGACCGGGCGATCGTCCGGCCCACCGCCCGCGTCGTCGTCCTCGACCCGGCCGGCCGGGTGCTGCTGCTGGGTGCGCGCCTGACCGACCCCGAGCGGCCACCCGGTGACGTCCTGTTCTGGTACACGCCCGGTGGGGGAGTGGAGAACGGCGAGACGCCGCGGACGGCCGCCGTCCGGGAGCTGGCCGAGGAGATCGGACTCCGCGTCGACGCCGCGGCGCTGGAGGGGCCGGTCTGGTTCCGCCGGCACGTCGGCGCGTTCGGCAGCCAGGTGTTCGACTCCAGAGAGACGTTCTTCGTCCTCCGGGACGTCGTCCACGAGGTCGCACCCGGGGCGCGCACCGACCTCGAGGTGCTGGCCGACGAGCCGCACCGGTGGTGGACGCCCGACGAGATCGCCGCGAGCGCCGAGGCCTTCGCGCCCCTCGAGCTCGCCGCCGTGCTGCCGGAGGTCCTGGACGGCCCGTGGACGGGCCCGCCGCGCATCGTGACCTGA
- a CDS encoding RNA-binding protein encodes MLEEALEHLVKGIVDNPDDVTVDLLTNRRGKTLEIRVHPDDLGKVIGRGGRTAKALRQVMTGVGGRGLRVDVVDTDGR; translated from the coding sequence GTGCTCGAAGAAGCGCTCGAGCACCTGGTCAAGGGCATCGTCGACAACCCCGACGACGTCACGGTCGACCTGCTCACCAACCGCCGCGGCAAGACCCTCGAGATCCGGGTGCACCCGGACGATCTCGGCAAGGTCATCGGCCGCGGTGGGCGCACCGCCAAGGCGCTGCGCCAGGTGATGACCGGGGTCGGTGGACGGGGCCTGCGGGTCGACGTCGTCGACACCGACGGGCGCTGA
- the lepB gene encoding signal peptidase I, translated as MSSDRPGGPADVVPGQPGEPDPDETSTAGGAVPATGRRRDRAAGKGSLLRELPILLLIAFVLALVVKTFFVQAFFIPSGSMEQTLHGCTGCTGDRVLVNKVPYWFGEPEPGDIVVFRGPDTWTPEIAVDEPDNWVSGALLWLGRAIGVAPPREDDFVKRVIATEGQTVACCDTEGRVTVDGEPLEEPYIFEDSPIERRAFGPVTVPDGRLWVMGDHRAASADSREHVTDEYAGTIGVDDVIGKAAVIVWPLDRFGFLDSPDIQNTEAAGPVPVLPAEGGVSAAGAVAVLPYAVGLAGAVPVGAWRRRRRSRTIPAEA; from the coding sequence ATGAGCAGCGACCGGCCCGGGGGGCCCGCCGACGTCGTTCCGGGACAACCGGGCGAACCGGACCCCGACGAGACGTCCACCGCCGGGGGCGCCGTGCCCGCCACGGGCCGCCGCCGTGACCGGGCCGCCGGGAAGGGCTCGCTGCTGCGCGAGCTCCCGATCCTGCTGCTGATCGCCTTCGTGCTGGCGCTGGTGGTCAAGACCTTCTTCGTGCAGGCGTTCTTCATCCCGTCCGGCTCGATGGAGCAGACGCTGCACGGCTGCACCGGCTGCACCGGCGACCGCGTGCTCGTCAACAAGGTGCCCTACTGGTTCGGTGAGCCCGAACCCGGCGACATCGTCGTCTTCCGCGGGCCCGACACCTGGACGCCGGAGATCGCGGTCGACGAACCCGACAACTGGGTCAGCGGGGCGCTGCTGTGGCTGGGGCGGGCGATCGGTGTCGCCCCGCCGCGCGAGGATGACTTCGTCAAGCGGGTCATCGCCACCGAGGGCCAGACGGTGGCGTGCTGCGACACCGAGGGCCGGGTCACCGTGGACGGCGAGCCGCTCGAGGAGCCCTACATCTTCGAGGACAGCCCGATCGAGCGCCGCGCGTTCGGCCCGGTGACCGTGCCCGACGGGCGGCTGTGGGTGATGGGTGACCACCGCGCCGCGTCGGCGGATTCGCGCGAGCACGTGACCGACGAATACGCCGGGACGATCGGCGTCGACGACGTCATCGGGAAGGCCGCGGTCATCGTCTGGCCGCTGGACCGGTTCGGGTTCCTCGATTCCCCGGACATCCAGAACACCGAGGCCGCCGGTCCTGTCCCCGTGCTGCCCGCCGAGGGCGGGGTGTCCGCGGCCGGCGCGGTCGCCGTCCTGCCGTACGCGGTGGGCCTGGCCGGCGCGGTCCCGGTGGGCGCATGGCGCCGGCGCCGCCGGTCGCGCACCATTCCCGCCGAGGCGTAA
- the rimM gene encoding ribosome maturation factor RimM (Essential for efficient processing of 16S rRNA) encodes MTQSEPTDTVVVGRIGRPHGVRGLATVEVRTDDPDLRFAPGSVLATDPPERGPLTVVDKRWHSGTLLLQLADASGAVYDIREAVDELRNTLLLVPIADLPEIEEPDSYYDHQLVGLTARLTDDSVLGEVTAVRHEAQDLLVVRRAEGGETLIPFVSAIVPTVDVAGGFLVVDPPEGLLDL; translated from the coding sequence GTGACACAGAGCGAACCCACCGACACCGTGGTGGTCGGCCGCATCGGCCGGCCCCACGGTGTCCGTGGTCTGGCCACCGTCGAGGTCCGCACCGACGACCCCGACCTCCGCTTCGCCCCCGGGTCGGTGCTGGCCACCGACCCGCCCGAGCGCGGGCCGCTCACCGTCGTCGACAAGCGGTGGCACAGCGGCACCCTGCTGCTGCAGCTGGCCGACGCCTCCGGCGCGGTCTACGACATCCGCGAGGCCGTGGACGAGCTGCGCAACACCCTCCTGCTCGTCCCCATCGCGGACCTGCCGGAGATCGAGGAGCCCGACTCCTACTACGACCACCAGCTGGTCGGCCTCACCGCGCGGCTGACCGACGACTCGGTCCTCGGCGAGGTCACCGCGGTCCGCCACGAGGCGCAGGACCTGCTGGTCGTCCGCCGCGCCGAGGGCGGGGAGACGCTGATCCCGTTCGTCTCCGCGATCGTCCCGACCGTCGACGTCGCCGGCGGGTTCCTGGTGGTGGACCCGCCCGAGGGGCTGCTCGACCTGTGA
- a CDS encoding response regulator transcription factor, with protein sequence MASTARGVTRVLLLADAPVLRRGLVSMINETAGMQSVGTPGELRRALTLVETARPDAVVVELGSGRAATLNACRDLRRRFPRVTIVALATSEDPAVVNEALAAGIRGYLMINTSPTLLGWAILAARAGRVVVDPQIRRVEPSAVPAAKPFTPEVPLTRREQDVLDELLQGQSNRQIGRNLFISEDTVKSHVKAILRKLGARDRAHAVSLVLSSRSPGCTCGAHSLQAAEPDMAADV encoded by the coding sequence ATGGCGAGCACCGCCCGCGGAGTCACCCGCGTGCTCCTCCTCGCCGACGCGCCCGTCCTGCGTCGGGGGCTGGTCAGCATGATCAACGAGACCGCCGGCATGCAGTCGGTCGGCACCCCCGGCGAGCTGCGCCGCGCGCTCACCCTCGTCGAGACCGCCCGCCCCGACGCCGTCGTGGTGGAGCTGGGCTCCGGCCGGGCGGCGACGCTGAACGCCTGCCGCGACCTGCGCCGCCGCTTCCCCCGGGTCACGATCGTCGCCCTGGCGACCTCCGAGGACCCGGCCGTGGTCAACGAGGCCCTCGCCGCCGGTATCCGCGGTTACCTGATGATCAACACCTCGCCGACGCTGCTCGGCTGGGCCATCCTGGCCGCCCGTGCCGGCCGGGTCGTGGTCGACCCGCAGATCCGCCGGGTGGAGCCGTCGGCCGTGCCGGCCGCGAAGCCCTTCACCCCCGAGGTGCCGCTGACCCGACGGGAGCAGGACGTCCTCGACGAGCTGCTGCAGGGGCAGTCCAACCGGCAGATCGGGCGCAACCTCTTCATCAGCGAGGACACCGTCAAGTCCCACGTCAAGGCCATCCTGCGCAAGCTGGGGGCCCGCGACCGGGCGCACGCGGTCTCCCTCGTGCTCTCGTCCCGCTCGCCGGGCTGCACCTGCGGTGCGCACTCGCTGCAGGCCGCCGAACCCGACATGGCCGCCGACGTCTGA
- the rplS gene encoding 50S ribosomal protein L19, which yields MNTLDALDADSLRDDVPPFRAGDTVKVHVRVIEGNRSRIQVFQGVVIRRQGGGIRETFTVRKVSFGVGVERTFPVHTPVVEKIEVLTRGDVRRAKLYYLRELRGKAAKIKEKRETVAR from the coding sequence ATGAACACGCTGGACGCACTCGACGCCGACTCGTTGCGCGACGACGTCCCCCCGTTCCGCGCGGGTGACACCGTCAAGGTGCACGTCCGCGTCATCGAGGGCAACCGCTCCCGCATCCAGGTCTTCCAGGGCGTCGTCATCCGCCGCCAGGGCGGTGGCATCCGCGAGACCTTCACCGTCCGCAAGGTGAGCTTCGGTGTCGGCGTCGAGCGGACCTTCCCGGTGCACACCCCGGTCGTCGAGAAGATCGAGGTGCTCACCCGCGGTGACGTGCGTCGCGCCAAGCTGTACTACCTCCGCGAGCTGCGCGGCAAGGCCGCCAAGATCAAGGAGAAGCGCGAGACCGTCGCGCGCTGA
- a CDS encoding ribonuclease E inhibitor RraB yields the protein MPRDVEEQVALGAQLVEERLSLGDQAHEPRPIDHLAGFRSRKAAEAAGGELVAAGYRIDGLRRRFLTVWLEFSAMTAVDHDTAAAFTREVVGIVNRHGGTYDGWGGFLVAAEDGADADG from the coding sequence GTGCCGCGGGACGTCGAGGAACAGGTGGCGCTCGGTGCCCAGCTGGTCGAGGAGCGCCTGAGCCTGGGGGATCAAGCGCACGAGCCCCGCCCGATCGACCACCTCGCCGGGTTCCGGTCGCGGAAGGCAGCCGAGGCGGCGGGGGGCGAGCTGGTCGCCGCCGGCTACCGGATCGACGGGCTGCGCCGCCGGTTCCTCACCGTGTGGCTGGAGTTCAGCGCGATGACCGCCGTCGACCACGACACCGCCGCCGCCTTCACCCGTGAGGTGGTGGGCATCGTGAACCGGCACGGCGGCACCTACGACGGCTGGGGCGGCTTCCTGGTAGCGGCGGAGGACGGGGCCGACGCGGACGGGTGA
- the trmD gene encoding tRNA (guanosine(37)-N1)-methyltransferase TrmD: protein MSGAFRIDVVTIFPEYLAPLRQSLLGKAIERGLLSVGVHDLRQWTDDVHRTVDDAPYGGGPGMVMKPEPWALALEAVRPPGTRLVVPTPAGRPFTQRMAAEWATEPGLVFACGRYEGIDQRVPDWAADAGPVSEVSIGDYVLAGGESAVLVMTEAVTRLIPGVVGNRESVEFDSHADGLLEGPSYTRPATWRGHEVPPVLLSGDHAAIDRWRRAESLRRTAARRPDLLAALPDDALTDAERAALAGD, encoded by the coding sequence GTGAGCGGCGCCTTCCGCATCGACGTCGTCACGATCTTCCCCGAGTACCTGGCGCCGCTGCGCCAGTCGCTCCTGGGCAAGGCCATCGAGCGCGGGCTGCTCAGCGTCGGCGTGCACGACCTGCGGCAGTGGACCGACGACGTGCACCGCACCGTCGACGACGCCCCCTACGGCGGTGGCCCCGGCATGGTGATGAAGCCCGAGCCGTGGGCCCTGGCGCTGGAGGCGGTCCGGCCACCCGGAACCCGTCTCGTCGTGCCCACGCCTGCCGGCCGGCCCTTCACCCAGCGCATGGCCGCCGAATGGGCCACCGAGCCCGGGCTGGTCTTCGCCTGCGGCCGCTACGAGGGCATCGACCAGCGGGTCCCCGACTGGGCCGCCGACGCCGGGCCGGTCTCGGAGGTCTCCATCGGCGACTACGTGCTCGCCGGCGGGGAGTCCGCCGTCCTGGTCATGACCGAGGCGGTCACCCGGCTCATCCCCGGCGTCGTGGGCAACCGGGAATCGGTCGAGTTCGACTCGCACGCCGACGGCCTGCTCGAGGGCCCGTCCTACACCCGCCCGGCCACCTGGCGCGGGCACGAGGTGCCTCCCGTCCTGCTGTCCGGCGACCACGCGGCCATCGACCGCTGGCGGCGCGCGGAGTCGCTGCGCCGCACCGCGGCCCGCAGGCCCGACCTGCTGGCGGCGCTCCCCGACGACGCGCTGACCGACGCCGAGCGCGCGGCGCTGGCCGGTGACTGA